Proteins encoded together in one Impatiens glandulifera chromosome 1, dImpGla2.1, whole genome shotgun sequence window:
- the LOC124941073 gene encoding uncharacterized protein LOC124941073: MGDSSASYIHMVHHLIEKCLIFNMSKEECIEALSKHAKIESVITSTVWNELEKENKEFFEAYSQSQRKEDKMSEAETNELIMKMITESSKDLDK, translated from the exons ATGGGTGACTCTTCCGCGTCATATATTCATATg GTGCATCATCTCATAGAGAAGTGTTTGATCTTTAACATGAGCAAAGAGGAATGCATTGAAGCCTTGTCTAAACATGCAAAGATTGAATCGGTCATCACTTCAACTG TGTGGAACGAGCTCGAAAAGGAGAACAAGGAATTCTTCGAGGCCTACTCCCAATCTCAAAGGAAAGAAGACAAGATGTCGGAGGCCGAGACTAACGAGTTGATCATGAAGATGATAACCGAATCATCCAAAGATCTAGACAAGTAA